One genomic region from Solwaraspora sp. WMMD792 encodes:
- a CDS encoding tyrosine-type recombinase/integrase, whose amino-acid sequence MPDPIKRIELKDGTVRYRFVVDVGRDPETGKRKQVTHTFDGKKEAKTEYARIRHETDRGTYVRPSKMTVDQFLDEWLTSATRDVEEATAANYRHALLPVRAQLGGRLLQSLAEGDIERLVDWMLTEGRRRGGKPGSGLSARSARLTLGRLRTALNVAVRRQLVVRNVAQFVTIPRAAAKAALAAKADRTPWTEAEVKTFLAGIADERLYAVCLLSLMGLRPAEVCGLRWSDVDFDAGTLAAGDNTRTLVDGRVVEKTAKSAAGRRGLPMPAAVTTALKAFKTRQASEKLRAGEAYQRTGYVLVDEIGEPQRPDWLRRRVYELMARAGVRKVRLYDARHACLTYLATQGVTDVVLAAWAGHADGGTLAKRVYVHPDLTHLQQAAKVLDAGLFAGNSTAVREGV is encoded by the coding sequence ATGCCTGACCCGATCAAGCGGATTGAGCTGAAAGACGGGACCGTGCGGTACCGGTTCGTTGTCGACGTCGGCCGCGACCCGGAGACCGGCAAGCGCAAGCAGGTCACGCACACCTTCGACGGGAAGAAGGAAGCCAAGACCGAGTACGCCCGAATCCGGCACGAGACCGACCGGGGAACGTACGTCCGCCCGTCGAAGATGACCGTCGACCAGTTCCTAGACGAGTGGCTGACCAGCGCGACCCGCGACGTCGAGGAAGCGACCGCGGCGAACTACCGGCACGCCCTGCTGCCGGTGCGCGCCCAGCTCGGCGGCCGGCTGCTGCAGTCGCTGGCCGAAGGCGACATTGAGCGCCTGGTGGACTGGATGCTGACCGAGGGCCGCCGTCGGGGCGGCAAGCCCGGCAGCGGCCTGTCGGCCCGGTCGGCGCGGCTCACGCTCGGCCGGCTGCGTACCGCGTTGAACGTGGCGGTACGCCGGCAGCTGGTGGTGCGCAACGTCGCCCAGTTCGTGACCATCCCCCGGGCGGCGGCCAAGGCAGCCCTGGCGGCCAAGGCGGACCGCACGCCGTGGACCGAGGCAGAGGTAAAGACGTTCCTGGCCGGGATCGCCGATGAGCGGCTGTACGCGGTGTGCCTGTTGTCGCTGATGGGGTTGCGGCCTGCCGAGGTGTGCGGGCTGCGCTGGTCTGATGTCGACTTCGACGCGGGCACGCTCGCGGCCGGGGACAACACGCGGACCCTGGTCGACGGGCGGGTGGTCGAGAAGACCGCCAAGAGTGCGGCTGGTCGGCGTGGTCTGCCGATGCCCGCGGCGGTGACCACCGCGTTGAAGGCCTTCAAGACCCGGCAGGCGTCGGAGAAGCTGCGCGCCGGTGAGGCGTACCAGCGCACCGGCTACGTCCTGGTCGACGAGATCGGCGAACCGCAGCGGCCGGACTGGCTACGCCGCCGGGTGTACGAGCTGATGGCCCGGGCGGGGGTGCGGAAGGTCCGCCTGTACGACGCCCGGCACGCCTGCCTGACGTACCTCGCCACCCAGGGCGTGACTGACGTGGTGCTCGCGGCGTGGGCCGGTCACGCGGACGGCGGCACCCTGGCGAAGCGGGTCTACGTCCACCCGGACCTGACGCATCTGCAGCAGGCTGCGAAGGTGCTCGACGCTGGCCTGTTCGCGGGCAACAGTACGGCCGTACGTGAGGGAGTGTGA